In a single window of the Methanobacterium alcaliphilum genome:
- a CDS encoding MarR family transcriptional regulator, translating into MDNKEKVIKAFKDSEEPLNATKVSQISGVDKKEVDKIMKELKKDETIISPKRCYWALNE; encoded by the coding sequence ATGGATAATAAAGAAAAAGTCATTAAAGCATTCAAAGACTCTGAAGAACCATTAAATGCTACTAAAGTTAGTCAAATTTCGGGTGTAGATAAAAAAGAAGTTGACAAAATCATGAAAGAATTAAAAAAAGATGAGACTATAATATCTCCAAAAAGATGTTACTGGGCATTGAATGAATAA
- a CDS encoding sulfite exporter TauE/SafE family protein has protein sequence MVEIIILFLIAAFLSILVGTVAGFGASTIFLPIALIFFDFKTALVLVAIAHLSGNIGASSFFRQGLDKKLILLFGIPSVLLTVLGAYVVVYFPQNILKVVLGLFLLIFSLYSLVRPEFHVKASRFNTVFGGGLSGFLQGLMGIGGPLRGFFLISYNLDKYTYIATISAIAVVIDLSRIPIYFANNLLDREFYYYIIPLIVVGVLASYVGKKMVNKIPQDAFKKVVLVAIIVASILLIYNGTLGG, from the coding sequence ATGGTTGAAATTATAATTCTATTTCTCATAGCCGCATTCCTATCAATCTTAGTGGGCACTGTAGCGGGTTTTGGAGCGTCAACTATTTTTTTGCCTATCGCGCTCATTTTCTTTGATTTTAAAACTGCACTGGTATTGGTAGCCATTGCCCACTTATCTGGAAATATAGGGGCCTCATCTTTTTTCCGCCAGGGCTTGGATAAAAAACTTATATTATTATTTGGCATTCCCAGTGTTTTATTAACAGTCTTAGGGGCATATGTCGTGGTTTATTTTCCGCAGAATATCTTAAAAGTAGTTTTAGGATTATTCTTACTTATTTTCTCATTATATTCACTAGTGCGGCCAGAATTCCACGTTAAAGCCAGTAGATTTAATACGGTTTTTGGTGGGGGTTTATCCGGGTTCCTGCAAGGACTCATGGGTATTGGTGGTCCACTTAGAGGTTTCTTCCTCATATCGTATAACCTGGACAAATACACCTACATCGCTACCATTTCAGCCATAGCTGTGGTCATTGATTTAAGTAGAATCCCTATTTATTTTGCAAATAACCTTCTGGATAGAGAATTTTACTATTATATAATTCCATTAATAGTAGTGGGTGTTCTAGCATCTTATGTAGGTAAAAAGATGGTTAATAAAATTCCCCAGGATGCTTTTAAAAAAGTGGTGCTGGTGGCTATTATCGTGGCCAGCATACTGCTTATTTACAATGGTACTCTAGGGGGTTAA
- a CDS encoding Zn-binding domain-containing protein, with product MKNPEFLFDKPHENAIIGLENIHIIYSHLLCATNELPLSEDEMETYFEAGEEFIEKMSQESLISPTSEGWIYVNKKDNPAFKYGLDQIYSDIFKVFYKNRLLEKMERVHAYREAHEGAVLMNQGETYIVDGFDLKKRIINVTKKDVDYNTHVMSDVDIQVIKEIDTKNIGDLSLYFGEIEVTEYFEKYKLMNYGKTLAVYNLELPPIKFQTKGLWFTIPFSIKDKLVEKFARVDIFEGGLHGVEHSFIAMFPLHVMCDRTDIGGFSTPYHPHTREATIFIYDAHSGGIGLAEKAMDLFEEILKVTLQMVKSCGCKAGCPSCIYFPKCGNDNQPLDKNGTEYILQKMLKLINSDFENIISKEIPSKNPDTTNNFPRANVGAEALKEFDSCKLLNEKGMGHFNEGKLEEALHYFDQSLLSIENVEALKHKGMIMELKENRMEAIKYYDKALKLDPHNGRIMYLKAVSLFNNNDLVDAVNYLQKIVEIKADNDDAWYLLGLAMEYQGDTAQAVKCYCKSLSINPRHGEAVENLRNLI from the coding sequence ATGAAAAATCCGGAGTTCCTCTTTGATAAACCTCATGAAAATGCCATTATTGGCCTGGAAAATATTCATATAATTTATTCTCATCTTCTGTGCGCCACCAATGAACTCCCTTTAAGTGAGGATGAAATGGAAACATATTTTGAAGCTGGAGAAGAATTTATTGAAAAAATGTCTCAGGAATCTTTAATTTCTCCCACATCAGAAGGATGGATATATGTTAATAAAAAGGACAATCCTGCATTTAAATATGGTTTGGATCAGATATATTCTGATATTTTCAAAGTTTTCTATAAAAATAGATTATTAGAAAAGATGGAGCGTGTCCATGCCTATAGGGAAGCCCATGAAGGTGCAGTTCTGATGAATCAGGGAGAAACCTATATCGTAGATGGATTTGATCTTAAAAAGAGAATCATAAATGTAACTAAAAAAGATGTGGATTATAATACTCATGTCATGAGTGATGTGGATATTCAGGTTATTAAAGAAATTGATACCAAGAATATAGGAGATTTATCTCTTTATTTTGGTGAAATTGAAGTTACAGAATATTTTGAAAAGTATAAACTTATGAATTATGGTAAGACTCTTGCCGTTTATAATTTAGAACTCCCTCCCATAAAATTCCAGACCAAAGGATTATGGTTCACCATACCATTTTCCATTAAAGATAAGCTAGTAGAAAAGTTTGCACGGGTTGATATTTTTGAAGGGGGATTACACGGAGTTGAACATTCTTTTATTGCCATGTTCCCATTACATGTGATGTGTGACCGCACAGATATTGGTGGATTTTCCACACCGTACCATCCTCATACGCGAGAAGCCACAATATTTATTTATGATGCTCATAGTGGCGGTATTGGATTGGCAGAGAAAGCAATGGACTTATTTGAAGAAATTTTAAAGGTAACTCTGCAGATGGTGAAAAGCTGTGGCTGTAAGGCGGGATGTCCTTCATGTATATATTTTCCTAAGTGTGGTAATGATAACCAGCCATTGGATAAAAATGGAACGGAATATATCTTACAGAAAATGTTAAAATTAATTAATTCTGATTTTGAGAACATCATATCTAAAGAAATACCATCAAAAAATCCAGATACTACAAACAATTTTCCAAGGGCTAATGTTGGTGCTGAAGCGTTAAAAGAGTTTGATTCTTGTAAGTTATTAAATGAAAAGGGAATGGGCCATTTTAATGAAGGTAAATTAGAAGAGGCACTACATTATTTTGACCAATCTTTACTTTCTATTGAGAATGTGGAAGCTCTAAAACACAAAGGTATGATAATGGAATTGAAGGAGAATAGAATGGAGGCCATAAAATATTATGATAAAGCCCTTAAATTAGACCCTCATAACGGGAGAATTATGTATTTAAAAGCGGTTTCTTTATTTAATAATAATGATTTAGTGGATGCAGTAAACTATTTACAAAAGATAGTAGAAATTAAAGCCGATAATGACGATGCATGGTATCTTCTTGGTTTGGCAATGGAATATCAGGGAGATACCGCCCAAGCAGTTAAATGTTATTGTAAATCTTTGAGTATCAATCCCCGACATGGGGAGGCCGTTGAAAATCTTAGAAATTTAATATAA
- a CDS encoding AAA family ATPase: MKLLELEIQNFRGVKQLKIETQGRNFLIWGPNGSGKSTIVDSLDFLLTGNVSRMTGKGTKDIKIKKHAPHIDSEVEDVEIKALVKLQNLDEPVKIKRSLKNPKKLIYDPSYEKNIEPVLELATRGQHVLTRREILNYITADSSTRARQIEKLLKLDDVEKTRIALNKTKNQLKNDYKMANGALNSSIESIKNIMDESYFEEETILDFVNENREILEGSPLNNLDSTSIKEGINHPRTPEDFVNLGLLEKNIHNLQNKLSKDNQNYLSQLNQSYVELNNKISSNPQLNDTVNRLRLTELGLDLLDDSGTCPLCESSWEMEELKENLTTRIKLLGDIQKDLQKMDDLKEELIQIFTSTCSILSEIIPVAGTLKLEKPCHELKSWQNDIKRLLDEDIAVYSPENIRTLLAPENVSYLLDEIVSTARKSSNEPSPKQTAWDILTKLEENLKNYTATKINCLSAFKSYKKAEVLLHAFIKSRELILGGLFSEIEERFIELYKQLHGSDEFAFNAQLKPKGSGVDFYVDFYGRGSHPPHALHSEGHQDTMGICLYLALAERLTEGYINLIILDDVMMSVDAPHRREICRLLASFFKGRQFFITTHDQTWARQLQLEGVVNSKQMIELYNWSIENGPNINSRQDMWEKIGKDLIKSDVNSAAFKLRRGSEEFFRAACNSLGASVTFKENQRWELGDFLPAALTSYKSLLKSAKVAANSWNNQDEVMRLKNIDDNSKEVFDRSNAEQWAVNINVHYNNWANFSVEDFRPVVDAFHDLFGVFQCNDCGGVLHLTKNGLNAEAVRCNCGGVNWNLVKK, from the coding sequence ATGAAGCTCCTGGAATTGGAGATTCAAAATTTTAGAGGTGTTAAACAACTAAAAATAGAAACCCAAGGAAGAAATTTTCTTATATGGGGTCCGAATGGCTCTGGTAAAAGTACCATTGTAGATTCTCTGGATTTTTTATTAACGGGAAATGTTTCCCGCATGACTGGTAAAGGAACTAAAGATATCAAAATTAAAAAACATGCCCCCCATATTGATTCTGAAGTTGAAGATGTGGAAATTAAAGCTTTAGTTAAGCTGCAAAATTTAGATGAACCAGTTAAAATAAAACGTTCCTTAAAAAACCCTAAAAAACTTATCTATGATCCCTCTTATGAGAAAAATATTGAACCTGTTTTGGAATTAGCAACTAGAGGTCAACATGTCCTGACCCGGAGAGAAATCCTGAACTATATTACTGCTGATTCCAGTACCCGAGCCCGACAGATTGAAAAACTATTAAAACTGGATGATGTTGAAAAAACACGTATTGCGCTTAATAAAACAAAAAACCAGTTAAAAAATGATTATAAAATGGCTAATGGTGCTCTAAATAGTTCCATAGAATCTATTAAAAATATTATGGATGAATCTTATTTTGAAGAAGAAACAATCCTTGATTTTGTCAATGAAAATAGAGAGATTTTAGAGGGATCCCCATTAAATAATCTGGACTCAACATCAATTAAAGAAGGTATAAATCACCCAAGGACTCCTGAAGATTTTGTCAATTTGGGTTTGCTTGAAAAAAATATTCATAATCTCCAGAATAAACTTTCTAAAGATAATCAGAATTATTTATCCCAATTAAACCAATCATATGTAGAATTAAATAATAAAATTTCATCAAATCCTCAACTAAATGATACTGTAAATCGTTTGAGGTTAACTGAGTTGGGATTGGATCTTTTAGATGATTCAGGAACATGTCCATTGTGTGAATCATCATGGGAAATGGAAGAACTTAAAGAAAACTTAACAACTCGTATTAAATTACTGGGCGATATACAAAAAGATCTTCAAAAGATGGATGATTTAAAAGAAGAATTAATTCAAATTTTCACCAGCACTTGCAGCATATTATCTGAAATAATCCCTGTTGCTGGAACTTTGAAATTAGAAAAACCATGCCATGAATTAAAATCCTGGCAAAATGATATAAAAAGATTACTTGATGAAGATATTGCTGTTTATTCTCCAGAAAATATCAGAACTCTACTGGCACCGGAAAACGTTTCTTATTTATTGGATGAAATAGTTTCAACTGCCAGGAAAAGCTCAAACGAACCATCCCCTAAACAAACTGCATGGGATATCTTAACCAAGTTAGAAGAAAATTTAAAGAATTATACTGCTACTAAAATTAACTGTCTTTCTGCTTTTAAATCTTATAAAAAAGCGGAAGTTCTATTACATGCTTTCATTAAATCGAGAGAACTTATTTTAGGTGGCCTATTTTCTGAAATAGAAGAGAGATTTATAGAATTATATAAACAGTTGCATGGTTCTGATGAGTTTGCTTTTAATGCCCAACTAAAACCTAAAGGTAGTGGTGTTGATTTCTATGTTGACTTTTATGGTCGGGGATCTCATCCACCCCATGCCCTACACAGTGAAGGTCACCAGGATACTATGGGTATTTGTTTGTATTTAGCCCTGGCTGAAAGATTAACTGAAGGATATATTAATTTAATTATTTTAGACGATGTAATGATGTCTGTTGATGCTCCACATCGCCGTGAGATTTGCCGGTTATTGGCCAGTTTCTTCAAAGGAAGGCAATTTTTTATCACTACCCATGATCAAACCTGGGCCCGACAGTTACAGTTAGAAGGTGTGGTAAATTCTAAACAAATGATTGAATTATATAACTGGAGTATTGAAAATGGGCCTAATATCAATTCTCGCCAGGACATGTGGGAGAAAATTGGAAAAGATCTAATAAAAAGTGATGTTAATTCAGCAGCATTTAAACTTAGAAGAGGATCTGAAGAATTTTTCAGAGCTGCCTGTAATTCTTTAGGGGCTTCAGTTACTTTTAAAGAAAATCAAAGATGGGAATTAGGTGATTTTCTCCCTGCTGCTTTAACTAGTTATAAAAGTTTATTAAAAAGTGCTAAAGTGGCTGCCAATTCCTGGAATAATCAGGACGAAGTAATGAGATTGAAAAATATTGATGATAATTCTAAAGAAGTGTTTGATAGATCAAATGCTGAACAATGGGCCGTTAATATTAATGTCCACTATAATAATTGGGCTAATTTTTCTGTTGAAGATTTCAGACCAGTAGTGGATGCTTTTCATGATTTATTTGGTGTATTTCAATGCAATGATTGTGGTGGGGTCTTGCATTTGACTAAAAATGGTTTAAATGCAGAGGCTGTTCGGTGCAATTGTGGTGGAGTTAATTGGAATTTGGTTAAGAAATAG
- a CDS encoding zinc ribbon domain-containing protein has translation MEGDKNSSIKCPECGAKVPDGKKFCGECGKPIKKIEDDSYESEQEIINCPRCDAELELELKFCTECGEKIDQIINPKQMANCPNCDTIIGPKLTFCTNCGTKIKDNKTIKKESKWMDSISKSSKTLMKGMDEFINSATDSLDKNINQSRAKQKGNGEQFKPVRIKGIDNPNPGFLVCNTCGGVYKLKSCESVDDFSEDCTCGGKLTHLKNLPKPTRPYRSI, from the coding sequence ATGGAAGGGGATAAAAACTCATCAATCAAGTGCCCAGAATGTGGTGCAAAAGTTCCAGATGGAAAAAAATTTTGTGGAGAATGTGGTAAACCAATTAAAAAAATAGAAGATGATTCTTATGAATCTGAACAGGAAATTATTAATTGCCCTCGATGTGATGCTGAATTGGAATTAGAGCTAAAATTTTGTACGGAATGTGGAGAAAAGATAGATCAAATTATCAATCCAAAACAAATGGCAAATTGTCCTAACTGTGATACTATTATTGGACCCAAACTCACTTTTTGCACTAATTGTGGGACGAAAATTAAAGATAATAAAACTATAAAAAAAGAATCTAAATGGATGGATTCAATTTCTAAATCAAGTAAAACTTTAATGAAAGGTATGGATGAATTTATAAATTCTGCTACGGATAGTTTGGATAAAAACATCAACCAAAGTAGAGCAAAACAAAAAGGTAACGGAGAACAATTTAAACCGGTTCGAATAAAAGGCATTGATAATCCAAATCCCGGATTTTTGGTTTGTAATACGTGTGGGGGTGTTTATAAGCTGAAATCATGTGAAAGTGTAGATGATTTCAGTGAAGATTGTACTTGTGGTGGTAAATTAACTCATCTAAAAAATCTTCCAAAACCTACAAGACCCTATCGATCTATTTAA
- a CDS encoding M48 family metallopeptidase: MQRKKLLMLNPIEYEHKFDKKALNAVKKIPALKRFFQNELSHQESRENVRNMGSSVKVTPTHFSDIHDILIEACSNIHLNHIPEMYIGSYWMGGSGWDVNACTLGYDNPIILLSPGSVEYLTPDELLCVIGHEAGHIKSGHCLYHTMISSLSSIGSAITTLTLGLNEIIGDSLNQSIAETMNYWSRMSEFTADRAGLLACQDLDVAISVEMKLCGVPPKLYDKMDTNEFIKQAEEFENFESLEKYYKEIIELDYNHPWGVIRAFELLKWIESGRYNQILDIHTEGKLEELQRTCIKCGTKLNDDEEFCGCCGSKPEIGKCSKCGTELLGGESFCGVCGERLWIR; the protein is encoded by the coding sequence TTGCAGCGTAAAAAATTATTGATGCTTAATCCAATAGAATATGAGCATAAATTTGATAAAAAAGCTTTAAATGCAGTGAAAAAAATTCCTGCACTGAAACGTTTTTTTCAAAATGAGTTGAGTCATCAAGAAAGCAGGGAAAATGTTAGGAATATGGGTAGTTCTGTTAAAGTAACTCCCACACATTTTAGTGATATTCATGATATTTTAATAGAAGCATGTTCAAATATTCACCTTAATCATATTCCTGAAATGTATATTGGCTCTTATTGGATGGGTGGATCTGGATGGGATGTTAATGCTTGCACTTTAGGTTATGATAATCCGATAATTTTACTATCGCCCGGTTCTGTTGAATATTTAACTCCTGATGAATTATTGTGTGTAATAGGTCATGAGGCAGGTCATATAAAAAGTGGGCATTGCCTATACCATACGATGATTAGTTCACTATCTTCTATTGGTTCTGCAATCACAACACTTACTTTGGGTTTAAATGAAATTATTGGAGACTCTTTAAACCAATCTATAGCAGAAACAATGAATTATTGGAGTCGAATGTCAGAATTTACTGCAGATAGGGCGGGATTATTAGCTTGCCAAGATTTAGATGTTGCTATTTCTGTTGAAATGAAATTATGTGGTGTTCCTCCCAAACTTTATGATAAAATGGATACTAATGAATTTATTAAACAAGCTGAAGAATTTGAAAATTTTGAAAGTTTGGAGAAATATTATAAAGAAATAATTGAACTTGACTATAACCATCCTTGGGGAGTAATTAGGGCATTTGAGCTTTTAAAATGGATAGAATCCGGAAGATATAATCAAATTTTAGATATACACACAGAAGGCAAATTGGAAGAATTACAAAGAACTTGCATTAAATGTGGAACTAAACTAAATGACGATGAAGAATTTTGTGGGTGTTGCGGTTCCAAACCCGAGATTGGAAAATGTTCCAAGTGTGGCACAGAGTTATTAGGTGGAGAATCATTCTGTGGAGTCTGTGGAGAAAGACTCTGGATTCGTTAA
- a CDS encoding DEAD/DEAH box helicase: MVKKVLNKLQSNIQFRDKIEHLEIIPSHDAQYGQLGNLPSNIENYLQKENIKLYKHQCEASEYLRDGKNILITTPTASGKTLAFNLPILENLSQNKSSTALYIYPAKALANDQLKILKTLEKELKIDIKPNIYDGDTPKDKRPWIRENSRIILTNPYELHLILSWHVQWAKFYRNLEYIVIDEAHQYRGVFGSNVALLIRRLRRICNYYGSDPQFILSSATLANPLEFGNKLVGLNFKLISEDASPRGKKYFVLYNPYKQNGELSTHQETKNLLLFLILSNLQTLCFTTSRKMAELIATWTRKALNESKPEMVDKITAYRAGYLPQDRRKIEKGLKDGDLRGGHHYHRPGTWHKYRFIGCSNHFRVPRYYNFHLAAGWKIRKGFE; encoded by the coding sequence ATGGTGAAAAAGGTACTAAATAAACTTCAATCCAATATTCAATTTCGAGATAAAATTGAGCATTTAGAAATTATTCCGTCTCATGATGCCCAGTACGGTCAATTAGGTAACTTGCCATCTAATATTGAAAATTATCTTCAAAAAGAGAATATTAAACTTTATAAACATCAATGTGAAGCTTCTGAATATTTAAGAGATGGTAAGAATATTCTAATCACAACTCCCACTGCATCCGGTAAAACATTAGCCTTTAACCTCCCTATACTGGAGAATTTATCTCAAAATAAATCGTCCACAGCTCTCTATATTTATCCCGCCAAAGCACTGGCCAATGATCAACTTAAAATTCTAAAAACGCTTGAAAAAGAATTGAAAATTGATATTAAGCCAAATATTTATGATGGTGACACTCCTAAAGATAAAAGACCATGGATCCGGGAAAATTCACGTATTATTCTCACCAACCCATATGAATTACATTTAATCTTATCTTGGCATGTTCAGTGGGCAAAATTTTATCGTAACTTAGAATACATTGTTATAGATGAGGCCCACCAATACAGGGGTGTTTTTGGTTCTAATGTGGCTCTTTTAATCAGGAGATTAAGGCGAATATGCAACTATTATGGATCTGATCCTCAATTCATTCTTTCATCAGCTACTCTTGCTAATCCCTTAGAATTTGGAAATAAACTTGTGGGTTTAAATTTTAAATTAATTAGTGAAGATGCTTCACCTAGGGGTAAAAAATATTTTGTATTGTATAATCCTTATAAACAAAATGGGGAACTTTCTACTCATCAGGAGACTAAAAACTTATTATTATTCCTTATTCTATCAAATCTGCAAACCCTGTGTTTCACCACTTCCCGAAAAATGGCAGAACTTATTGCCACCTGGACTAGAAAAGCGTTAAATGAGTCAAAACCTGAAATGGTGGACAAAATAACGGCTTATAGGGCAGGATATCTGCCACAGGATAGGAGAAAAATAGAGAAAGGTTTGAAAGATGGTGATCTCAGGGGGGGTCACCACTACCACCGCCCTGGAACTTGGCATAAATATAGGTTTATTGGATGCAGTAATCATTTCAGGGTACCCCGGTACTATAATTTCCACTTGGCAGCAGGCTGGAAGATCAGGAAGGGGTTTGAATGA
- a CDS encoding cation:proton antiporter, with translation MVEVLLFLIILFIIALISRKIDKLPVTAQMIVIFSGILAGFLLTGFVDINQPPISTMILVIAEVALVLVLFTDASRVKLGDIRSNFLTIRLLSLGLVATIILGIASAILIFTKLNFWEAAIIGVVLAPTDAALGQIVVQNQKIPERIREALEVESGLNDGLCVPFLLVFIAIGLAQESFSPSGYFIDVALAQIGLGALVGIVIGAVGSKIVIKSRDNDWITPDYQRIAFLVLAVLSFLIADEIGGSGFIAAFIGGLASGYITRDAGKVLLDFAQAEGQFLNLAVFFMLGIVIAGLLPYLTWQIVLYSILSLTIIRMLPVALSLWGTPVDTRSIIFMGWFGPRGLASIVLALIALERVVVFPGQSTFILAVFTTVLFSVVAHGITALPLSEEYVKRLKFES, from the coding sequence ATGGTGGAAGTACTACTATTTCTCATAATACTTTTTATTATAGCTTTGATTTCTAGAAAAATTGATAAATTACCTGTCACAGCACAGATGATCGTTATATTCTCGGGAATATTAGCTGGATTTTTATTGACGGGTTTTGTGGATATCAATCAACCCCCTATATCTACCATGATATTGGTAATAGCAGAGGTGGCCCTGGTTCTGGTGCTATTTACAGATGCTTCTAGGGTTAAATTAGGGGATATAAGATCCAATTTTTTAACCATTCGGTTACTCTCTTTAGGTTTAGTCGCCACCATTATTTTAGGTATTGCGTCGGCAATTTTAATATTCACTAAATTGAATTTCTGGGAAGCTGCTATTATTGGTGTGGTGTTGGCTCCAACAGATGCTGCTCTGGGCCAAATTGTGGTTCAAAATCAAAAAATCCCCGAAAGAATCAGAGAAGCCCTGGAAGTCGAAAGTGGTTTAAATGATGGATTATGCGTGCCATTTTTACTTGTTTTCATTGCCATTGGTCTGGCACAAGAATCATTCTCTCCTTCAGGATACTTCATTGATGTGGCCCTGGCTCAAATAGGTTTAGGAGCATTGGTAGGTATTGTGATAGGGGCTGTAGGTTCCAAGATAGTGATAAAATCCAGGGATAATGATTGGATCACACCAGATTATCAGCGAATAGCTTTCTTGGTTTTGGCAGTGCTTTCATTTTTAATAGCAGATGAAATCGGGGGCAGTGGATTCATAGCTGCATTTATAGGTGGTCTGGCATCAGGATACATTACCCGGGATGCGGGTAAAGTATTATTAGATTTTGCACAAGCAGAGGGTCAGTTTTTAAATCTCGCTGTTTTTTTCATGTTGGGAATAGTCATTGCTGGGTTGCTGCCATATTTAACCTGGCAGATTGTCCTCTATTCTATATTAAGTTTAACTATTATCCGAATGTTACCTGTAGCCTTATCTTTATGGGGAACTCCAGTAGATACGCGTTCGATTATATTCATGGGATGGTTTGGCCCCAGAGGTCTGGCATCTATTGTACTAGCCCTTATTGCTTTAGAGCGGGTGGTGGTTTTCCCTGGCCAAAGCACTTTTATTTTAGCTGTTTTCACTACCGTTCTATTCAGTGTGGTGGCCCACGGCATAACTGCACTGCCTTTATCTGAAGAGTATGTAAAACGATTGAAATTTGAATCCTAG
- a CDS encoding response regulator, translating into MIVEDDAIISLGLRIFLNNQGYEVVDSADFYEKAVQVALDKKPDVILMDIVLKRDKNGIDAATEILKHYHPFIIFCTAYHDREYMDEVHELQCPLLHKPLENFQIIHTIEDFKKQNCSPSTV; encoded by the coding sequence ATGATTGTTGAGGATGATGCAATCATAAGTTTAGGGTTGAGAATTTTTTTAAATAACCAGGGTTATGAAGTTGTGGATAGTGCTGATTTTTATGAAAAAGCAGTTCAAGTCGCTTTAGATAAAAAACCAGATGTTATTTTAATGGATATTGTTCTTAAAAGAGATAAAAATGGTATTGATGCTGCTACTGAAATACTAAAACACTACCATCCTTTCATCATTTTCTGCACGGCATATCACGACAGAGAATATATGGATGAGGTTCATGAACTGCAATGCCCACTTTTACATAAACCCCTGGAAAATTTCCAGATAATTCACACTATTGAAGATTTTAAAAAACAGAACTGCTCCCCTTCAACTGTGTAA